In Lycium barbarum isolate Lr01 chromosome 9, ASM1917538v2, whole genome shotgun sequence, the DNA window CAAAAAATTctttgatttgattttttttttccccttccaTATTCTGACTTTAGTGGCCAATAGGGCCCTCATTGGGACAGCATAATTTGACAAAATTTTGGGCCCTATATCATGTGGAAATATAAAGATAAAGTGAACATGCAAAATTCTAACTTGCCCCATAGTACCTTATTCTCAGTAGTATCAACAGATCTAATGGTTTTTAAGAGTTGTAATTAGTGGCCTGTTTTGAGATTAGATCTGTAATAGTTCTGTTGTTTTTGTCTGACTACTAGAATTGTGATTGCAATTCTTTGATAAAAGATTTTGTATCTAGTTTATTCACATATCCAAGTATTGAAGTATTGGATTTTCAGTAAGCATTTATTCTATCCTCCTTTCTCCGATTACTCGATAATATCccgttttcttttttgttttgtgaTTAGGATCTTGTTGTCATGTCATTCCTTTTTCTTTAATTTATACCAATTCATTTGAAAGGAAGTGCTACTTTAGGAAATTCCAAGTAGATGTTTGCATGATTATTTTACCTAATTGAAGTGGTGGAATGATTTACCTGGTTGTTTTGCTCTTATGCAGGAAACTGCTAAGGAGGATTACGAAACATGAAGCACAAAGATGGAAAACCGTATCAATCGGATAAATGTTCATGGAAAGTCCCCATTGCATTGACAGTTGTGCTGCTGTGTGGACTTTCTTTTTACCTTGGAGGAATTTTTTGCTCTGAAAAGGAGAGATATGTAACTGAGGGCATTAGCAAGGCAATTGACACTCCCATGGAAACTGCTACTCGGCCCGTCCAGATCAAAGCCATTTCATTTCCTGAATGTGCTGCTGAATATCAGGATTATACTCCATGCACAGATCCAAAGGTATTATAATTTCCAGTCTTTTTATCCTCAAATTTTTTTCATCGATATGATTTGTTATgggcttttttcatttttggccggTCGGCCGAAACTAATTACGGGCGCTAGCCACAATATAACAAAacctatacactgattatgtatattatctgtctatttatgtatattttgtgtaatcaatatgtatattatatacatattttttgtAAACAATTTTTATATTtgtacttaatatacaaaacctgTATATTTGCTGTGCAATTATTCTTTTCAGCAGTCCAAAAATGCAATTATCCCTTACAAATTCCTAGTCTTTTATCCTCAATTTTTTTTCCGTCGAGGTATGATTTGTTATTATCATGTGGTTCAGTTTGTTGTGTTTATGATCTATTGTTGGTATCACAGAGATGGCACAAGTATGGGCGCCATCGTCTTACTTTCTTGGAACGCCATTGCCCTCCTAGTTTTGAGAGGCAGGAATGCTTGGTACCCCCACCAGATGGCTATAAATCACCTATTAGATGGCCAAAGAGCAGAGATGAATGTTGGTACAGGTAATACTTCATGTTCTGGAACCTTACTTGTCAAATgctttgtttgattcgtttgtgatCATTGAAACTTACTGAAGTTACTGGTCGGATCTGGGTTCAGGAATGTTCCATATGATTGGATTAACAAACAAAAGTCCAATCAACATTGGCTTAAGAAAGAAGGGGAGAAGTTCCTCTTTCCTGGTGGCGGTACGATGTTTCCCAATGGGGTTAGTGCTTATGTTGATTTGATGCAAGATTTGATTCCGCAAATGAAAGATGGGACAATCCGAACTGCCATTGATACTGGATGTGGGGTGAGTGGCTATGTTGCTAGTCCTTGTTATGGAGCTTTTGGTTCTATTATGTTTCCAAATATGAACAACTTTTCCAACAATTTAACTTTGATTTTCTTTTTTAGGAGTACTACTAAAAGAACAGGAATTAGCAACGGACAAATTTTGTTTAAACAACAAAATCTGTTCGGATTAGCGACAGATTATCAAAAACCTCTGTTAGCTACGACCAATTTAGCAACGGATTACCGACCAAGTTCGTAGCTAATTCCAGTTTTTTTCTATATTACGTCCTTGCATTTCAACTCTAGCAAAAGAAAACCGCTttattcatatctatgttatatcTCAGTCTTTGGGTTCCATAGCCTTGTTGAAGTTAAACTGAGATAAGTGAGCACTAACTCATCAGCAGTCCTCTTGTCTCTAATATGCAACCAAATAAAGAAATCCCTATCCCAATGCATCACTGCTTAATGTGTATTTGGTTGCCTTGTGCTATTTCATGCTTGAggtcattaattgatcctttttatTATTGAATTTGGTATATTGTTCATTGGCAGAAATATGCGTATAACTGTTTGTTATATGTCATGTTTCGGCAAATACtagatgagaaaaaaaaaatacaacatcagaTGTTTCTCCTAGGAAATCTAGTTCTAATGCTCCTCTTCATCTTCCTCTAGGTGGCGAGCTGGGGGGGTGATTTACTAGATCGTGGAATTCTGACAGTCTCTCTTGCTCCAAGGGACAATCACCAGGCTCAGGTTCAGTTTGCTCTGGAACGTGGAATTCCTGCAATTCTGGGCATCATTTCTACTCAGCGTCTTCCTTTCCCTTCGAATTCGTTTGATATGGCTCACTGCTCAAGATGCCTAATTCCATGGACTGAATTCGGTAAGTTATCTACTTAAGTTGAAGGTGTATGATATATAGAGCCATCAGTATGGGCTTGGCCCGTTGGGCCGGCCCTGCCCAACCTGTGATTTGATAGGACTGGGCTAAGATTTTGGGAGCCCATTTAAGAATAAGGCTTTTTAGCCTGGCCCAAGTAAGCCTGCCGGCCATGAGGCTTGAGCGAGCTAGATATTGGCAGTGATACTTTCACTAATTCAACCTCATTATTCTCAGGTGGAGTTTACCTTCTTGAGATACATCGTATACTCCGCCCTGGAGGTTTTTGGGTCCTCTCTGGCCCTCCGGTGAACTATCAACGTCGTTGGAGAGGATGGAATACCACCATCGAGGAGCAAAAATCAGATTACGACAAGTTGCAAGAGTTACTAACTTCAATGTGCTTCAAGTTATTCAACAAGAAGAACGACATTGCCGTGTGGCAGAAGTTGTCCGACAATAACTGCTACAAAAAGCTTGATAATCCCGACAACTATCCCTCAAAATGTGATGATGGGACCGAACCCGATTCAGCGTGGTACACTCCTCTTCGGCCTTGTGTCGTTGTGCCAAATCCATCTGCTAAAAGACTCAAGTTGGACGCCCTCCCCAAGTGGCCGGAAAGGTTGCACGTTGCTCCTGAACGTGTTTCTGATGTTCGTGGAGGTAGTGCTGGTGCCTTCAAGCATGATGATGATAAATGGAAGGCCCGGGCGAAGCACTACAAGAAGTTGCTCCCGGCAATTGGGACCGACAAGATTAGAAATGTGATGGATATGAACACTTTGTATGGAGGTTTCGCTGCTGCTGTGGTTGATGATCCGTTGTGGGTCATGAATGTGGTTTCGTCTTACGCTCCAAATACACTTCCCGTGGTCTACGACAGGGGTCTAATCGGAACAATTCATGACTGGTAATTACGATTTATATGCAAAAAAATTAAGCCTAAATTACTATCATCTCTCTTTGTCTTTGTTGAAAACAAATCTTTGTTGCTGTTCTATAGGTGTGAGGCTTTCTCAACATATCCTCGGACGTATGATCTCCTGCATCTTGATGGCCTCTTCTCGGCGGAAAGTCACAGGTAAAAGCATTTAATCCTTCATCATTTGCCCTTAACCCCCTGTGCATCTTTTATTGAGTCGTTTAATCTACTGGTTCGGCCAAACCCAGTAGCTTTGGTTCAGACCCTGTATTTGGCTTAAAAATCTATTGAATATTGACAGATTATTAATGTTGAATCCAGTAACTTAAAAAGATTAGAGTCCAAAACCCATAAGCTTCAATCCTGACTCTGTCTCTGTAGTTCCAACTAAAAGGCTAAGCATCTACTTAAGCTAGCAAACTTGTTTTTTTGGTCCTGACATCAGTTACATGTATCGTGCAGATGTGAAATGAAGTATGTTCTGCTGGAAATGGATCGTATTTTGCGACCCAACGGATATGCGATAATCCGAGAATCCAGCTATTTCGTAGACGCTATTGCTACTATGGCTAAGGGAACGAGATGGAGTTGTCGTAAGGAAGCAACGGAATATGGCGTAGAGAAGGAGAAGATCTTGATTTGCCAGAAGAAGCTATGGTATTCAAAGCAGAATTCATGATGAACTTGAACAGCACACCATTAAAAATTTGCTGATAAGCGAGCGGAAAAGTTATACATTTAAGATACCAGCTCGTAGGAGATTAAGTCCACACAGctcagatatatatatttttctacagatcattaaaaaaaaagagatttgaaTTGAAGAATCAATAGCCAAAATAACCATATGCTAATATTTTGATGGCTTTTTAATGCAATATATTCTTTGTAAGAACCCAAAGCTTTTGCTCTTGTGTGCCAGCTGGCCCTCGAGGATTTCTCGGTTATTAAAAAGGAGCCTAGTGCTCTTCAGTtgtattctatatatatatagatttttttGAGAACATTGAAGCTCCATATGTATCTAGTTAGATTTGTTCCTTTAATTTTGAAGTCTTCTTGAATGTAAGAATTATTAGCTCAATTTTTCTTGTCACACTACTTCTAGCTCATGAAAAGTAGTAATCAAATAATATATGTATCTTATTTGATGTGCtattgttcttgaatgtttcttTTTCTGCAGTAGCAGATTGAAATTTTTATGGGCAAAATGGCGTACCTTGGTCTCTCCATTAGAGTGTGCAAAATACTTTAATGGAGAGAAGttataaagaaaaagagaaaagaagtTATTGGTAAATTATGATGGTGGGTCTTATGGTATATGGATAAGCACATATAGCATTCCATTAACTAATGTGTTAACAATAAAATCATTTAATTACTCATGTGTTGTGTTAATTTTATATTGTTACTTTATATTTTTAGGATAATTAGTTTTAAAAATAGTCTAATTACAagatattttttatatataaaggGATTAAAATCACACATTAGAATTGATTAAAAGTTAAACGTACGTAATCAAATATCACAGGACCAAACTAGGATTCATCAATAATTGAAGGATAAAAAATGTTACTTATTATCCTTTTAAAATATCACAGCTGAGGGTGGAATCCATGGCTTGTGACATTTTTTAATCTCTTTGCTTCTGCGCTAAAATCTTTACACTTCTATAAATGAGAATTAACAACCAATACATCAAAGAACTCTTCTTTTATCTATcacaatatattttttaaaaataaaggtATTTTAATTGATCACCATTGCCAATGTGGCTTAGCCACTAATCTCTATCCTCATTCTCTTCACTTCTGAGCAATTATTGAAccttaagatgacaaaaatgatgATTATGAACAATAGGTTTAACATATTGATGTTGACGAATGAGACTTGATTTAGGTGTTGGAGGTTTGAGTAGTGTGGAAGTTAAGTAGGAATGTTATCACTTTATAATTACTTATCTTGCTAAGATAGAATAGGGAACAAAAATCAACTTTGAGTTCATTTATTGGCCAAAAAATTGTAAGCCACCAAACTCCTAACCAATTCCCAAAGCTGCTAAAAGAAGAggactttctattttttttttttcacatggtGTTCGATATCTGCTTTAGAATTCGACTAATCAGGATGAGCGTCGTGTAAAATCTATTAAAGGTGGATCCGCTCACTAttagattttttctttttcattttcaagACTCGAATACGAAACCTCTTATTCAAGGTGAAGTGATAGTGTCCATCCGATCACAACTTTAAGTATGACAGGACCATAGAATTTGGACCAAACAAATGCCTTTGGCGGCATGCAATACAATTGATTGGGCTCTCCTGGTCCATTTCTACTGCATCCAGTTGGATTAGATTTTGGTTGAGCTATAAATTTAGACTTAATGTTGACAAAATTTCGTTCCACCTAACAAAGGTTCGTCCTCTTAAATAGAGATCATAAATAGGACGGTGAAAGAGATATTTTATGCGGACCAGAGAAATGGAGCAGTTTAATTAAAACTGAACAAGCATAGTGCTGGGATACGGTGTATTAGGGGTCGTTTGATAGGGTGTATAAGAATAATACTTAATAGAATATATTAGTAATGTTGAGATTAGTTGTGATGAGATGTGTTGACATTCTTTTTTTAGCgattgtttggtttgttgtataaaataacatgcattgcataattttcaaATTAATGGTACTGAGTAGGGTGTATTAGAATAAGAATAGCACTGTCATTGTTAATTTCATGGTTTACTATGTGTAAGAATAGTAACTAAATAGGGTATAATATTAGTTATATAGAGGTCGAAAACACTACCAAACAAAGGATTAAATAATACCAATATTATTTTCTCTAATATCCTACCAACCACTTAAATAATTACTGAAGACTGCATACATTTGTCAAAAGCGAATACAACATCGGATAAGTATAGTGAAATACATATGGGGGAGGCAAACAAATGTACAAGTTTACTTGTAAATGAAAACTATAAACTTGAAAAGATTGGTACTTTGGAAAAATTACCTGAATATATGAGCACATTTCAGATCATGTGAATGTGATTACTGGCTTGATCAATTCTTAGTTGCGGAATGTATAGTGGGATTATTACATGGTGGGGGATTTACAATAATAATATTACATATAAAAGATTTTATTAGGTGCATAAACTTTTTCAAAGAATCGCAATAGATAATTACAATCCCTATTTTAATGCTAAAACAAAACGTCAGTTTACTTTGTTGTCTTCTTAACAAATGTTGTACCTTTCACAGTAGCCCATAACTTGTGACATCAATTTTTGGGGGTTGTAGTCTTGTAAAGTCTAGTTCATGTTGTATTAActtagagtccggagccaaaatggcttattttttcagccattagcccaaaataagctgccttttttttttataccacaatgggtaaCCAACAAAATACCCACAATTAGCACTGTTCATAGCGGAatattgttgcatttcgctacacttgtagcgaaatgcaacagatttttattttttttggcatttcgttcattaattcacgaaatagtttttttattttttttattttttttgtatttcatgaattaatatgaacgaaactgttttttttttttttttgcatttcgttcattaattcacgaaataggtttatttttttttttttttgtatttcgtgaattaatatgaacgaaactgattttttttttgtatttcgtgaattaaatcacgaaataggtttttgtttttttttttttgtttttttgcatttcgtgatttaatgaacgaaatatgtttttttttttttttttgcatttcgtgaattaatcaacgaaataggtaaaaccttttttttttttttgtatttcgtgaatattaACTAAAATGATTTAtttctatttcgtttttatataaacgaaatgaaaataaaattttcctatttttttatataaacgaaatacaaaaaaaaaaaaattatcctattttgttttttaatacacgaaatgccaaaaaaaaaatgataatttcctatttcgtaggaatatcaacgaaatacaaaaaaaaatatattttatcctatttcgttgatcTACAAACGaaatgcataatatatatatatatatatatatatatatatatatatatatatatatatatatatatatatatatatatatatatatatattccaatttcgtttttagatgaacgaaataaaaaaaattcttatttggttttttaataaacgaaaaaaaaactagttgtaaagtcaagacataactttattttgaatataaatataattctataaaatatagggagaaaaactagttgtaaagtcgtcaaactttagatggtcataactttgcgctcggacgtccgttttacgcatTTTTTTTAACCtgtgtattttttcgagatctatgcggacggCAGTTTGGCccagccgatttttaaaaaaacagcttttatcccattcaatttcaatttttccccaaattggcgtgaaattttcagttttatttacttataagatgatgatacgcaattgatttcaacgtaaaaatctcggggtaatgtagctgtgaatgtcaatttcacttctgcggtttcaatttttgaaaataaagctgactaattttctcgacatataaagttgactaaaataaccttacagtcaaacactaagttttttcaaacaaaacttacttcgggcaccttttcaacacctaaaatgacgatccgaacgtatacgtatccttgatgtattgggcctacattattgtacgcagaaaaaaatatcaggttctatataaaatattgacgtttcggagtcttgacacacgactaatgattggtcaaagtatggaaaaaaacactaagtgttgcaaaaaataaagttggcctttttttttttttggtactgtttctataacgcagtatttactgcgttataaaaatatatatatatatatatattccaatttcgttttgatatgaacgaaataaaaaaaaaattcacatttcgttttttaataaacgaaataccaaaaaaaaaaattaggttttatatatatatattttccaatttcgttttgatatgaacgaaataatttttttttcatattttgttttttaataaacgaaatacaaaaaagaaaaaaagaaaaaatatactatttcgttgatataccaacgaaatgcaaaaaaaaaagacTATTTCGTTGATGTACCtacgaaatgctaaaaaaaaaaaaaaattgttacatttcgctacacttgtagagAAATGTAACTAAATATTCCGGCCATGAACAGTGGTaattgtgggtatttcgttggttatccaacgaaatacccattgttgTATAAAAAAAGGCAGCCTATTTTGGACTATTAGCTCaaaaaataagccattttggctccggactctatTAACTTTGAATTATTTCTTTATATTGTATTGTAACACTTTCTTTCCTACTTATGTTTTTTCCTATGTACATAGTTCCTTGGACTTCCGTTCATGGACCCAACACCTTACATAATGACCAATTCAAGTCTGTTTTTGGCTGAGTCCATTTGTGaagcctcaatttttttttttttcataaaaaaagCCTCAAATATGTTTACGCATCATAAAAACTTGAGGTATTTGGGGAAGTGCACAGATACTTGATTTTGGTGGCACTGTTTAAGTAATGTCCTCAGTCTATAAACTTTTGTACGTCGACCCACTTTGGAACAAATTCATACCTGCGGTGTCTAAAGTTAGGCTTAGTTCTAACGATATTCAATTGTTTTCTCTTAACAATATTCAATCTTGTTTTTTCTGAACTTCAACCATATGTCTTTTTTGTCTAAATTTTATCCAGAAATTGTTGAACTTCATCCATATAATATTTCAGACACCGCATGCTTGATGTTTGCCAAAAGTAAATACaggttaaataattttttaaaactgGATACAAATTAAATAGCGGTGTTCAAATAGGATATTCCGTGAATATTACAGACATAGTTAACCTTTGCTAATTTTGGTCAACTGATGCGGGCTTAATAGCTTTGACCTTTGGCTCACTTGAATGGATTCTGGGGCAAGTGCACAGTTAGCCGCTTGAAGGATCGTTATTTAAGATATGATTGAAAATTATAGATTATTTGATGATTAATACTCTCATATTCAACTTTAGAACATACGGGATTGAAATTGAAAATTGCAGGTATGAAGTTTGATATTTCAAACACACGAGTTTAAAGTTTGGCTTTTCGAAGCCTAACTTTAGACTCATATATCTGATTTTAAACTTTTGTTTAATGAAGTCCCGCTTTAGATATTCAGGTCTGAAATTAGGCTGTAGAGCCTGACTTCAGACCTGGATGATTGAAGCTGGCATAATCCATGTGTGAAGTTCATAGCAAAGCCGTATCTAGCTAGCATTTAGGTACAGGTTCAATTGAACGCATAACTTTCGACGCGgaacataaatttatgtgtaagaAATTACTAAAATTGTATGTAATAAATAGTAGACATGAAccaataactttaaaaatataatgagttcaatgctaaaaatcttaaGATTGTATTCATAGAATTTAAATTCTTAATCCGCCTCTGATTTATACCGATTGAAGGTACATGGCTTTAGTATCCCGCCTCTATGAACATTTCACGTA includes these proteins:
- the LOC132609651 gene encoding probable methyltransferase PMT21 yields the protein MKHKDGKPYQSDKCSWKVPIALTVVLLCGLSFYLGGIFCSEKERYVTEGISKAIDTPMETATRPVQIKAISFPECAAEYQDYTPCTDPKRWHKYGRHRLTFLERHCPPSFERQECLVPPPDGYKSPIRWPKSRDECWYRNVPYDWINKQKSNQHWLKKEGEKFLFPGGGTMFPNGVSAYVDLMQDLIPQMKDGTIRTAIDTGCGVASWGGDLLDRGILTVSLAPRDNHQAQVQFALERGIPAILGIISTQRLPFPSNSFDMAHCSRCLIPWTEFGGVYLLEIHRILRPGGFWVLSGPPVNYQRRWRGWNTTIEEQKSDYDKLQELLTSMCFKLFNKKNDIAVWQKLSDNNCYKKLDNPDNYPSKCDDGTEPDSAWYTPLRPCVVVPNPSAKRLKLDALPKWPERLHVAPERVSDVRGGSAGAFKHDDDKWKARAKHYKKLLPAIGTDKIRNVMDMNTLYGGFAAAVVDDPLWVMNVVSSYAPNTLPVVYDRGLIGTIHDWCEAFSTYPRTYDLLHLDGLFSAESHRCEMKYVLLEMDRILRPNGYAIIRESSYFVDAIATMAKGTRWSCRKEATEYGVEKEKILICQKKLWYSKQNS